The Mariprofundus ferrinatatus DNA window CGGTCACGCGAGCCGTTCTGCATTTATGATCCTGAAAACGATGATCCGGACAGGGACTGGATTCTTACCCGCATTTTATGGCTGACAGGTTGCGAAACCGGTAAAAACCGCCGCGGCAAGGTTGATACACATCGGCGTTTTATCTACATCCATGGCACCCACGAAGAGGATAAGATCGGCACCCCCGCCTCGCACGGCTGCATCCGCATGAAAAACAAAGATATGCTTGACCTGTTTGAGAACAGTGCTGTCGGAGAGGCTGTCCTGATCAACGGCTAAGCATGAAGCGTGTCAGCCATTAACATCCAGCAGTTTCTTGCTCTCTTCAAGATACGATAAAAAGCGTTTCATATCTTCATCACTGTAGTGAAAAAACTTTATATGCATACCGGCTGCATATTTCGAGCCGTCACTAATCTCAGTAACCTCACCACTGAATTCGGCCAGCAGCTTCTCCTCCGGCGGGATATAGAAGTGGAGTATAAGAATTGTGTCGACCGGAAAAGGATCCTCGCACTGAATAAAAACGCCGCCCTTGCTCGCATTGAGCACATAATCCTTGCAGAGCAGTGGCAACTCCAGGTTATGCCGCA harbors:
- a CDS encoding L,D-transpeptidase codes for the protein MIIISLSEQMLYHRRKTGVWYAYPVSTAAKGAGNLSGSFKTPLGRHRIAKKIGDGLPLLTAFRSREPFCIYDPENDDPDRDWILTRILWLTGCETGKNRRGKVDTHRRFIYIHGTHEEDKIGTPASHGCIRMKNKDMLDLFENSAVGEAVLING
- a CDS encoding PilZ domain-containing protein produces the protein MGFLNRQVFLLGNLVERLWPFNREAGTKMLLSHGGDTDEFYSGSEKRRHVRFPVSLSVRHNLELPLLCKDYVLNASKGGVFIQCEDPFPVDTILILHFYIPPEEKLLAEFSGEVTEISDGSKYAAGMHIKFFHYSDEDMKRFLSYLEESKKLLDVNG